A part of Jiangella alba genomic DNA contains:
- a CDS encoding mycofactocin-coupled SDR family oxidoreductase, which translates to MGRVEGKVAFITGAARGQGRSHAVRLAQEGADVIAIDLCGPVPGIGYPPATPEDLEQTVKDVEALDRRIVARQADVRDRDALKAAIDEGVAELGRLDVVVANAGICILAPWDEVTPEVFRDTIDINLTGVWNSVQLAAPHLVAAGGGSIVLTSSAAGLKGLPFLTPYVAAKHGVVGLMRAFAHELAEHHIRVNSVHPTGVDTPMGAGDGMAQIGAWLEQHPRLAGMFTNSLPVEITQPVDISNAVLFLASDEARYVTALTMTVDAGNTQY; encoded by the coding sequence ATGGGGCGTGTCGAAGGCAAGGTCGCGTTCATCACCGGTGCGGCGCGCGGTCAGGGCCGCAGCCACGCGGTCCGGCTGGCGCAGGAGGGCGCCGACGTCATCGCGATCGACCTGTGCGGTCCGGTGCCCGGCATCGGCTATCCACCGGCGACGCCGGAGGACCTGGAACAGACCGTCAAGGACGTCGAGGCGCTGGACCGCCGCATCGTCGCCCGTCAGGCCGACGTCCGCGACCGCGACGCCCTGAAGGCGGCGATCGACGAGGGCGTCGCCGAGCTGGGCCGGCTCGACGTCGTCGTGGCCAACGCCGGCATCTGCATCCTGGCGCCGTGGGACGAGGTGACGCCGGAGGTCTTCCGCGACACCATCGACATCAACCTCACCGGCGTCTGGAACTCCGTCCAGCTGGCCGCGCCGCACCTGGTCGCCGCCGGCGGCGGGTCGATCGTGCTCACCAGCTCCGCGGCCGGCCTCAAGGGGCTGCCGTTCCTCACCCCGTACGTCGCCGCCAAGCACGGCGTCGTCGGCCTCATGCGGGCGTTCGCGCATGAACTGGCCGAACACCACATCAGGGTCAACAGCGTTCACCCCACCGGCGTCGACACACCGATGGGCGCGGGCGACGGGATGGCCCAGATCGGCGCGTGGCTGGAACAGCACCCGCGCCTGGCCGGCATGTTCACCAACAGCCTGCCGGTCGAGATCACCCAGCCGGTCGACATCAGCAACGCCGTGCTGTTCCTGGCCTCCGACGAGGCCCGCTACGTCACCGCGCTCACGATGACCGTCGACGCCGGCAACACCCAGTACTGA